The genomic stretch TCTAATGATTCTTTCTTCTAAAAAACCTCAAACCActaaatgaaagtgaaaataactttaattgCTTGAGCATCCACTTGTCTTAACTCGATATCCCTTTTGGGTcccatggttgctggagcctatcccagctactgttaaGAAAAGGCAAGGTAAACCCTGTATACGTCGCTAGGGCtacttttatgttaaaaatgagaaacagaGCATTAGGAAATGTCATAATAACATGATCATTTAATTacattatgataaaaaataatcaataaaagaaaattgtgtttgaaagAATTATTAGTGTTGCttgatttgttgaaaataaGTGTATTTGCAGAGGTGTGCATGCAcaagttattttattgtaaatgcaGAAATTTGGATAAAATGTCTGAATATATATAATTCCTTTAACCATGTTTTTTGAGaaagtatattttcatttattcgaAGTCTTTGCgagtttaaagcacattatCCTAGTTTGTACTAATGTttctaatgttttcttttacttgtATTGTCAGTTTTTAATTGATAGAATTGTTAGACATcgtgttggatttttttttgtgtatgaGGGAAATTTGTTGCTCCAAAAAACAGGCAGAATAGTATAACTGATTGTAATTTTCGGATGCATCTTGAGTCTGTTTCCTCTTTGCTGCAAGTAAAACGCTAAAAgaaaggtttttgattttggagtTTTACTTAATCCTTTTGTGCGTTGAGAAAAGTGGGAATGACTAACAGCAAGTCggatttcaaaaaagtttccaGATATAACCGTCCGTTCTTGTAGCTCCAACTTTCTTTTATTCAGTTTTGCATCTCATcgtttttttagcatattttgtCAGGACTTTTACAAACaatctttttcctttaacacCACCACGAAGcagctaaaagtaaaaaaaaaaaacaacttttttttagccctttaacacctgagctccagtgtttacattctttgatttactataacttttcaaccagtaagccgcttttctccttcaaaatctacttgATCGTGTTACCAGTTGAAAGGTTACTGTACGATTCGATGGCAGGTTAAtaggaaaacatgtaggacaatCACCTGGTTAAAACACATGGACATCtggtttggagaaaaaaaatgacaataataactaatttaataagttaaaccaaaaaaaaaaacagtcaataaaaAGTACCATGATAATTATATTTAGAATCAGCAATGTTTCAAACATCTTTTACAACGTTTAATAGTTAAGTTACTGCAAACATTGACAactatgttttcttttcttatctGTCATGTAATTTTATGTCAGAAACTGGACTTAAAAAGTAGGAGAATGGGCTTAATGgtagaaaattaaacatttaataagaaaaaaaaaataaagacaaaatcctATAGAATCAAAAAGGTAAGAAAGCAGATAACCTGAAACATTAACTCAATTAAGACAGCAACGGATGATTAACCTTTACCTGTGGAGACTGAAAATCATCACAAGTGCAGAATCCTCTCAtgttaaacaaaatgtatttagaaacaATTAAGAAGGATAATTAAtccaagtaaaaatacagctgGAATTAAATTTGCACATGATTTTAATATGAATATTAGGatgtattaattttttatattctttaaatattatgagttgatttttatcaaatatttttcagCCTCTTAagaagtataaataaataaatatgtcattatgATAATTTATATGACCTATATTTTATTTAGGAATTGTGTGTACTTATACTGTTCCAAGGCCACacatgagaaaaagaaaaggtgtATAGCTTAGATGTAAGCTTTTACTTGCAAGATATGCCAGGTCCTTAATGTAACATAAAAGTTAACAGCAAATTATTGTCattgaaatgacattttattggCAATACCAGTTAGTTTCTAGTTGGCTGCTAGAATTTAGAATCATGGGAAAGTATGGTTTCCTCTATTTCTATCTACTCCAttattctttatcatttatttttcatttagttctccatgcctctgtttggtgcagtgtgattcatatgtTGTCTCTCTTTCCCACTACCCTCTGGGGGAGCGGGAAAGATTCCAGGTGACTCATCTGCAGAAGTGGGTACTTGAGTCatatgacttggactcgagtcatgaatttgacgaccgTAGACTAGACTTGGACTTTCAAAGCTCTGACTcatgacttgactcggactttaatatccataaattgtgacttgacttggactttcaaAGCTCTGATTAGTGACTTGATTCAGACTTTAATATCCATAACTCATGACTTGACTTGGATTTTCTAAGCTCTGATTCGTGACTTAGGACTTTAATATCCAAAACTTGTGACTCGGACTTTCAAAGTTCTGACACGTGACTTGACACAGACTTTAATATCcataactcgtgacttgacttggattTTCAAAGCTCTGATTTGTGACCTGACTCGGACTTCAATATCCAGATAtcttgacttgacttggactttcaaAGCTCTGACTCATGACTTGAGTCCGACTTTAATATCcataactcgtgacttgactttGACTTATCAAagctctgactcgtgacttgactctgaCTTGAATATCTAttactcgtgacttgactcagacttcagagctctgactcggaaagacttggtTTTCCCCCAAATCCAAGGATTAAAAAGTATATTGAAAAAGCCAGCACAGCGATTTCTCTGTTTGTTTATATCCGTTTGTggtgtcggcccaacatccaatcaaattaggacCACGTTGGATTGATACAAaagtccaaccaatcaaattgcaaaaaaaacatgaaacttgaAAGGACTTGACACATTAATACAAGGACTTGTGACTCAACCTAAGGCTTGTTTGTCTTGGGTTGTGACTTGAATTGGGACTTgactgcttttgacttgggacttgtcTGAGACTTGAGACTTGCAAAataatgacttggtcccacctctggtcATCTATGCTCCCtagccgtggacctcgcctctggcccGACTCATCCCCCCACATGTCCAGCTCCACCTGGGTGAAGTCCATCCGCTAAACctatagttgtagagttagatacaCTAATTTAATAGTCCTGCTTCATCGCCTGTcggtcctgggagaggatccttCCTTCATGTTGAACatccctttttcctttttccccaGAATCTGTTTTTAGGAGTTTATCCTTATTGAGATGGAAGGTCTAAAGGCAGGGAggcccagtttagtttagcaatcagctattgtttatattttatgtttttggacaattaccgGTGTGAAGGTAGACAGCTTCATCTGCCAGGACGGTCTGTGTTCAATCTTTGACGCTGTTCAATCTTTAAAAGCctagaaacacacaaacactttctgtCTCACTGGTTCTTTTTTCGGCCCAAATTGCTATGTTGTTgctatatttatcttttttttttttttacatttaatgaaTTTCTGGATTTCTGTtcttaaatatgattttattttattttaaaacatggctGTTTCACTTTGTAGTGgctcattttggctaaaaatccaTTCTTTTCAACAGCAGTAGaatttttataataatgttttatCCCATAAattgaacacaaaaacagtaaaaaaataaccaaatatcAATCAAATatcttacattatttttttccaagtatccCAAACAATTAACCAAAAGTTGGCCCAATTTTTGTCactatatacaaatatattgtATATCCATGTGAGAATGTATGGATATATCTATAGATGTGTGCATGTGGACATAAATCTGCTCTCCTGTTTCTGCAGTCATTagttgtgtttgttgttgttttcctgaCATCAGGAGCTGGTGGGGTGTCTGATGGGAATTGAAGAGACTCTGGTCCTCGTGCTCCTGCAGGAGTTTCCTTCATAAAGTCTGCTGATGGagacctcctcctctgctgtgcagacacagctgcactgcTGCCAGTATCTGCTGCATGCGCTGCACACCCATGTCTAACAAAAGCCATGTTCTGTCTCTTGTGCTTCCCCTGACCAGCTTCGGCAATGTGTTGATTTTCCTGTTCAACATCTTCCTGGCTACGGCGATCACCTGCCTGAacgtgtctgtgtttgtgtccatCCTCCTCAGCAGGGCGCTGCGCGGGGAGAACCGCTTCATGTACATGCTGAGCACCTGTCTCAGTGACACCTGCACAGGTGCTTCCTATTACTACATCGGGGTGTTTGACGTGACTGACAGCTCTGACTCCCCCACCAGAACGTTTTACATCGCCCCCACCTTCCAGGGCATCTCCTTCATGGCTGTCCTGGCCGCTCAGGCTGACAGGTACCACGCTGTGGTCTCACCTTTCAAATACTCTCAGCGCATGACCCGAAACAGAACCCTGATGGTCATCTGCTCCTACTGGATCTACGCCTTCTTCATCGTCGCTCTGCATAACTTGCTTCCTACTATAAGTGCCAGACAGATCACTAGTTTTGGTGGTTTGGCAGGGAACATCCTGGCAATCATCATCATGATAGGTTTCAACATCAGACTGTTTATTATAGCCAAGTACCAGCTGGGGAAAGAGGCGCCCTCTGATGAGAGGGACAGCAAACGCTCCTCTGTGTACCTCATTCTGGTGGTGGCTGTGTTCTTCATAGGAACCTGGgttccttttttctgttgggGCATCATTTGTTTTTTCGCTAACACCCAGTGTCACAGCTTCAAGAACGACGGCACGGATCCGATCCGCATTCTACCTCGAGTGAACGCAGCTCTCACCCCCATTCTGTACATCAGAGGCTGCGCGGCGCTCAAAGCCTCGCTGTACTCCACTGTGTGCAGGGCCTGCTGCCAGAGGTGACGCACAGACACATTTCCTCATTTACTTTTGCATTGTTTAGCGTGTTTGTGTTGAGCTTTTCTTCCTTCTCCCCTTTTCTTTTAACAGAAGAGCTGGTAGGAGACCCGGCCCGTCCAAACACCCAGTTCTGCCTTAAGTCTGCAGGTGGAGGGAAATGTTGGAGatcaattatttgatttttaaagggttaatttgacaaaagaaaatataaggGTACACTGAAATTAGTTGTTAAAGCaaatctgaataaaataaataatcattttggtcaaattttgtGCAAGAATTGCTTAGTctggtgatttatttttatttatgtattcatttaGCACAAATCAAACATGCAacatataacataaaaaaatataaaggagAACAAAGGATAAAATTTTACATGggttaatagaaaaaaatgaatttgcagGGAGTGGAGGAAgtcaaaaggtttttaaaaggCCACCCCTgaaaagaagataaaataaaacaaataaatagaaatatttatatgtaaaatgcaatatatatatttgtaaaacagtaaagcaaaatataatttttttcacctttttacaTGAATGTGAATCTCAATAGACGGtttaaaaattagattattCCATGTATTTAgctaaaagtctgttttttgtgttgttttgtaaatAATAAGATGTTGTTATTCAGCAGGTCTGTATGTGCATTTCACAACTTTGGTCCATGAAATCTCATTGAGAATTGTTCAGGATTTCTTTTGTAGAGGGGCAGATGTAATTTGGAAGCTTGTCAGGTCGGATACTGGTGGATTTGATGGTTGAAGGCAAAGTAATCGTTGACTCGGGAGGGCCTGTTGTTGTTGTAGAGagcattaaatacaaatttacagGTCAATAATGTATTGAAATCATAAATGTTAAGAAGCTTCAGATTATTGAATATTGTTTTAAAGACTGCAATTGagttgatttagtttttaattaaatgcttGTATGAtattttgtcgttttttgtCTCGTGCGTTCATCAATGGACCACCTTTGACcccagaataaaaataaagctggaTCCTTAGATGCCTCCAAGGTGCAATTCACGCGGCAGCCACACGATGTCAGCAGAGCACTTAGTGGCCATCTCCATGCAGGTCTACGTGCAAAGCAcaacaaactcaaaaaatagaaaataatttcttcaaatgtttttttatgaaatgcaaaataaaataaaaaaatttcaaaaatgtcatgttaTTTCCAAACACTAGTAGATGAATGCATGAGGCTGAAACCTTTCCAGCTTTCCATTGGATGTGGAGGAGGACCAGGAGGGGGCTTCTGTAGTGGGGGGAGGAGTCTGCATGTCGCCACTCTTCCGCACATCTGGTGCCCACTTTTGGACACCCATCTTTCCCATTCTGACAGCTCCCCACCCTTAAAATAATTAGGCCAGCAGAATTAAAATTATAGTCTGTTATGTTGATTCACCCTGGAAGTCCTGGAACAGTTTGATGCATCTTAattcacatgtaaaaaaaaagtcaattttgtggaaataaaatattgtgtttaacTTTAGAGCATTGttggtttgttatttttaaaggttaatatatatatatttttaaatggtgataaaaaacccacaaactgATAGTAGCTTCATTCATTGCAGCTGAAAAGGGGGCCTAAGAACCCCTCCCCGCCTGGTTTTGTGGCGCTGCCACCGTGCAGGTAAACTCGCCAATGGCCCTGGTTTGAGAAAGTGGCCAAACCCTCCCACAGTGGGCTGTATTTTTCTGCTGCGCTCTGGGCTGGTTTCTATTCAAATGTGGGTCAGGGGTGAGGAAGCCTAACGTCATAAGCTTGCAACATGGCGTCCCGAAGGCTGTGAGATGAGCAGGAGGATGGTAAAGAACGCTTGAGCCCGATCCTACCCATGTAAACAGGTAATTTAAACGCCTAATTCTCTTTGTTGCTGTTTGTGACTTGACGCCTGCCCGCGCGGGCATTGTGTCTGTTCGGATCGGATCCGTTTTACGCATCTGCTGCAAGGATTTTCGGCGTTACCGtggtatcttttttttttttttctacggcGTGCCAACAAAAAAGGGGGCTCTGCTGGTGCCTATTGTGCCTCCACCCGCCTGCTTGGCAAACCAGGACATCCTTGAGATTTCCTCGCAGTTAGAGGTTCATGAAAAGCCGATGTGTTTTTGCAAATAAGCGTGGAGCTTATTTTGGCGTCGCAAGCGGAGCGGAGATGCCCCACAGGACGAGCGTGTGCCAGATAATTACCAGGCTGGCAACAGAAAAATCGCNNNNNNNNNNNNNNNNNNNNNNNNNNNNNNNNNNNNNNNNNNNNNNNNNNNNNNNNNNNNNNNNNNNNNNNNNNNNNNNNNNNNNNNNNNNNNNNNNNNNNNNNNNNNNNNNNNNNNNNNNNNNNNNNNNNNNNNNNNNNNNNNNNNNNNNNNNNNNNNNNNNNNNNNNNNNNNNNNNNNNNNNNNNNNNNNNNNNNNNNNNNNNNNNNNNNNNNNNNNNNNNNNNNNNNNNNNNNNNNNNNNNNNNNNNNNNNNNNNNNNNNNNNNNNNNNNNNNNNNNNNNNNNNNNNNNNNNNNNNNNNNNNNNNNNNNNNNNNNNNNNNNNNNNNNNNNNNNNNNNNNNNNNNNNNNNNNNNNNNNNNNNNNNNNNNNNNNNNNNNNNNNNNNNNNNNNNNNNNNNNNNNNNNNNNNNNNNNNNNNNNNNNNNNNNNNNNNNNNNNNNNNNNNNNNNNNNNNNNNNNNNNNNNNNNNNNNNNNNNNNNNNNNNNNNNNNNNNNNNNNNNNNNNNNNNNNNNNNNNNNNNNNNNNNNNNNNNNNNNNNNNNNNNNNNNNNNNNNNNNNNNNNNNNNNNNNNNNNNNNNNNNNNNNNNNNNNNNNNNNNNNNNNNNNNNNNNNNNNNNNNNNNNNNNNNNNNNNNNNNNNNNNNNNNNNNNNNNNNNNNNNNNNNNNNNNNNNNNNNNNNNNNNNNNNNNNNNNNNNNNNNNNNNNNNNNNNNNNNNNNNNNNNNNNNNNNNNNNNNNNNNNNNNNNNNNNNNNNNNNNNNNNNNNNNNNNNNNNNNNNNNNNNNNNNNNNNNNNNNNNNNNNNNNNNNNNNNNNNNNNNNNNNNNNNNNNNNNNNNNNNNNNNNNNNNNNNNNNNNNNNNNNNNNNNNNNNNNNNNNNNNNNNNNNNNNNNNNNNNNNNNNNNNNNNNNNNNNNNNNNNNNNNNNNNNNNNNNNNNNNNNNNNNNNNNNNNNNNNNNNNNNNNNNNNNNNNNNNNNNNNNNNNNNNNNNNNNNNNNNNNNNNNNNNNNNNNNNNNNNNNNNNNNNNNNNNNNNNNNNNNNNNNNNNNNNNNNNNNNNNNNNNNNNNNNNNNNNNNNNNNNNNNNNNNNNNNNNNNNNNNNNNNNNNNNNNNNNNNNNNNNNNNNNNNNNNNNNNNNNNNNNNNNNNNNNNNNNNNNNNNNNNNNNNNNNNNNNNNNNNNNNNNNNNNNNNNNNNNNNNNNNNNNNNNNNNNNNNNNNNNNNNNNNNNNNNNNNNNNNNNNNNNNNNNNNNNNNNNNNNNNNNNNNNNNNNNNNNNNNNNNNNNNNNNNNNNNNNNNNNNNNNNNNNNNNNNNNNNNNNNNNNNNNNNNNNNNNNNNNNNNNNNNNNNNNNNNNNNNNNNNNNNNNNNNNNNNNNNNNNNNNNNNNNNNNNNNNNNNNNNNNNNNNNNNNNNNNNNNNNNNNNNNNNNNNNNNNNNNNNNNNNNNNNNNNNNNNNNNNNNNNNNNNNNNNNNNNNNNNNNNNNNNNNNNNNNNNNNNNNNNNNNNNNNNNNNNNNNNNNNNNNNNNNNNNNNNNNNNNNNNNNNNNNNNNNNNNNNNNNNNNNNNNNNNNNNNNNNNNNNNNNNNNNNNNNNNNNNNNNNNNNNNNNNNNNNNNNNNNNNNNNNNNNNNNNNNNNNNNNNNNNNNNNNNNNNNNNNNNNNNNNNNNNNNNNNNNNNNNNNNNNNNNNNNNNNNNNNNNNNNNNNNNNNNNNNNNNNNNNNNNNNNNNNNNNNNNNNNNNNNNNNNNNNNNNNNNNNNNNNNNNNNNNNNNNNNNNNNNNNNNNNNNNNNNNNNNNNNNNNNNNNNNNNNNNNNNNNNNNNNNNNNNNNNNNNNNNNNNNNNNNNNNNNNNNNNNNNNNNNNNNNNNNNNNNNNNNNNNNNNNNNNNNNNNNNNNNNNNNNNNNNNNNNNNNNNNNNNNNNNNNNNNNNNNNNNNNNNNNNNNNNNNNNNNNNNNNNNNNNNNNNNNNNNNNNNNNNNNNNNNNNNNNNNNNNNNNNNNNNNNNNNNNNNNNNNNNNNNNNNNNNNNNNNNNNNNNNNNNNNNNNNNNNNNNNNNNNNNNNNNNNNNNNNNNNNNNNNNNNNNNNNNNNNNNNNNNNNNNNNNNNNNNNNNNNNNNNNNNNNNNNNNNNNNNNNNNNNNNNNNNNNNNNNNNNNNNNNNNNNNNNNNNNNNNNNNNNNNNNNNNNNNNNNNNNNNNNNNNNNNNNNNNNNNNNNNNNNNNNNNNNNNNNNNNNNNNNNNNNNNNNNNNNNNNNNNNNNNNNNNNNNNNNNNNNNNNNNNNNNNNNNNNNNNNNNNNNNNNNNNNNNNNNNNNNNNNNN from Oryzias melastigma strain HK-1 linkage group LG9, ASM292280v2, whole genome shotgun sequence encodes the following:
- the LOC112147984 gene encoding sphingosine 1-phosphate receptor 4 is translated as MRCTPMSNKSHVLSLVLPLTSFGNVLIFLFNIFLATAITCLNVSVFVSILLSRALRGENRFMYMLSTCLSDTCTGASYYYIGVFDVTDSSDSPTRTFYIAPTFQGISFMAVLAAQADRYHAVVSPFKYSQRMTRNRTLMVICSYWIYAFFIVALHNLLPTISARQITSFGGLAGNILAIIIMIGFNIRLFIIAKYQLGKEAPSDERDSKRSSVYLILVVAVFFIGTWVPFFCWGIICFFANTQCHSFKNDGTDPIRILPRVNAALTPILYIRGCAALKASLYSTVCRACCQRRAGRRPGPSKHPVLP